The genomic segment AGGCTAGGCATAGCGAATGCGCGGGTCGATGAAGGCGTAGGCTACATCCACGATGAGGTTGACCAAGGAGTAGGTCAGGGCCACCAGGAGGACCCCGCCCTGGACGACGGGATAGTCGCGCATCTCGATGGCATCCACGATGAGCCGGCCGATCCCCGGCCAGGCGAAGACGGTCTCCGTGAGCACGGCCCCAGAGAGCAGGCCGCCAAAATTCAATCCCACCACCGTGACGGTCGGGATCAGGGCGTTGCGCAGGGCGTGGGCCCAGACCACCAGGCGCTCGCTCAGGCCTTTGGCTCGCGCGGTGCGGATGTAGTCCTGACGCAAGACTTCCAGCATACTGGCCCGCGTGATCCGGGCCACCACCGCGGTCAGAGCAGTGCCCAGCGTGATCGCCGGCAGGACCAGGTGTGCCGGACCGTCCCTGCCCGTGGCGGGGAGCCAGCCCAGGTACAGTGAGAACAGGAGCATCAGCATCAGGCCGAGCCAGAAGATAGGCATGGAGATCCCCACCAGCGCCACCGCCATGCTGGCATAGTCCAGGAAGGTGTTTTGATGGGTGGCTGCCAGGATCCCGGCGGAGACTCCCAGTACGGTCATGATGAGCAGGCTGGCCAGCGCCAGCCGCAGCGTGTTGGGAAAGCGGGCGGCGAGCTCGACGGTTACGGGACGGCGACTCCTGATGGATTCGCCCAGGTCGCCTCGGGCAACCCGGCTCAGGTACTGCAGGTACTGGACCGGGAGGGGGGCATCAAGCCCCCACTCCCGGCGCACCGCCTCCAGCTCCGTCTGCGTGGCCTCCGGGCCGGCGATGAGCCGTGCCGGGTCTCCCGGCACGGCCCGCATGAGGACGAAGACCACCGTCAGGACCCCCAGGAGAACCGGCAGCAGCAGTAGAAGCCGACGCCCTACGTACCCGGCCACTTAGCCTCCCGCACCAGGATGATCTCGATGGGGAGGACCTGGATGCCCGCCAGGCCCCGCTTGATTCCCACGAGCTGGTACATGGTGTGGAGGAAGATCCACGGCGCATCGTCAAAGATCACCTGTTGCACCTGGCGGTACACGGCGGCGCGGGCCGCCGGGTCGGCTGTGCTCATCCCCTGCTGCAGCAGGTCGTCCACCTTGGGGTTGCAGTACCCGGTGTTGTTGTTGCCTGCCGGCGGGAGCATGGTGCACATGAAAAGCGGCCGCAGGCCCCAGTCGGCGTCTCCGGTCGACGGTGCCCACCCCAGGAGGAAGAGCTCGTACCCTCCTTCCCTGGGTCCGCGGTCCAGGGTCCGCAGGTAGGCACCCCACTCCCAGCGACGGAACTCCACCCGCAGTC from the Armatimonadota bacterium genome contains:
- a CDS encoding ABC transporter permease, which codes for MAGYVGRRLLLLLPVLLGVLTVVFVLMRAVPGDPARLIAGPEATQTELEAVRREWGLDAPLPVQYLQYLSRVARGDLGESIRSRRPVTVELAARFPNTLRLALASLLIMTVLGVSAGILAATHQNTFLDYASMAVALVGISMPIFWLGLMLMLLFSLYLGWLPATGRDGPAHLVLPAITLGTALTAVVARITRASMLEVLRQDYIRTARAKGLSERLVVWAHALRNALIPTVTVVGLNFGGLLSGAVLTETVFAWPGIGRLIVDAIEMRDYPVVQGGVLLVALTYSLVNLIVDVAYAFIDPRIRYA